One genomic region from Knoellia sp. p5-6-4 encodes:
- a CDS encoding mycoredoxin: MTIEAPAAGTVTMFTTSWCGYCVRLKSQMNREGIDFTEVNIEEHPQSAEFVMKVNGGNQTVPTLLFPDGSAATNPSINEVKARLS, encoded by the coding sequence ATGACCATCGAGGCTCCCGCTGCCGGCACCGTCACCATGTTCACGACGTCGTGGTGCGGCTACTGCGTCCGGCTCAAGTCCCAGATGAACCGGGAGGGCATCGACTTCACCGAGGTGAACATCGAGGAGCACCCGCAGAGCGCGGAGTTCGTCATGAAGGTCAACGGCGGCAACCAGACCGTCCCGACCCTGCTCTTCCCCGACGGCTCGGCGGCCACCAACCCCTCGATCAACGAGGTCAAGGCGCGCCTGTCCTGA